In Acetonema longum DSM 6540, the genomic window TTCCCCTGACTTGTGGGCGAGGTCTACTTGTGACGCCGCGCCTGCCGCTACCATCTGAATATTCCCAGCCACCTGCTGAGAGGCCTTGCCCACCTCCGACGCCGATGCCGACAGTTCCTCGGCTGTGGCCGATACCGATTGGGTCGCCGTCATGGTCTGGCCAATAATACTGCGCAACGACTCCGTCATAGTCTGGAAAGCCGCCGCCAGCTCATTAACTTCTCGCACACCGCGGACATCTGCCCTCTGGGACAGATCGCCCTGGGCAATACGGCCGGCCACCTCCACCAGCCGCTCCAACGGTTTACTGATATTCCCCGCCATCAGGAATCCGATCCATACCGCCAGCAGCACTGCCAGCAACGTGACTGCCACGACGCTATAAGTCACTTGATACAGGGTGCTGAAAACCTCGTCCACCGGCTCATAAGCAATGACGCCCCACTTGTACTTATCCACCGGCGTATACACCACCAGCGCCTGTTCGCCGCGGCTCGATTCTGCTTCAACAAAACCATTCTCATTAGCGGCGGTTTGCACCAAATGCGCCGGAACCGGGACAGTCTCTTTTTTCAGCACCCGTTCCTTCACCGGATGAGCGATCAGGGTCCCTTGGTTATCCACCACGTCCACATAACCGCTCTGGCCCAGGCGCACCTTATCCGCAATCTCCCAAACCGCCTTCAGGGAAATATCAGCCGCCAACACGCCCACATTCGCTCCCGCCGCATCTTTTATCGGTACCGACACCGTAAGGCAGGGCGCGTTGGTAAACGCTGAAATATATACATCCGTGAAAAAGACCTTGCCCTGAATAGCCTCCTGAAAATAGGGACGATCACCCCGATAGGCCACGTTGCCCGACGTCCTGGCAATCTGCATCCCGGTGGCGTCCATCGCAAAAATCAGCTCGAACTGAGGATTTTTCTGCTGTGCCGCCACGATCATCTCCCGAATCGCCGCTCTGTCCAGCGTCCGCGCCGCCGGAACCGCTGCCAGCGCCTCCACCAGTCCCCGGGAGTTATCCACCATTTGCCTGATCTGCTCCCCAATCTGGCGGCTCACAATCTTATTATCATGGATCGTCGTCTCCCGGGTTGAGTGGAAATTCAGATACCAGGTGACGCCTCCTCCCGCAGCAGCCGGTAGTAAAGCAAACAAAAGGAACAAGGTAATCAATCTCGCCTGCAGACTCATTCTTTTCAACATTGCTTTTAACCCCCTTCCGATCTTCATTATCAATGTAATTTTCGACAATAATCCCAAAAATTCCTATAATAATTTGTAAAAAAATTAATTATTATGGGAAAATAGAAAAAGGAGTTTTAGAATGTGAATCATCTCATGCCTAAGCGCATACTCGCGCATAAACGACTATCATTGCACCCCTTGCTGCCTATTATCTGTTAGCCGCCGTTAACGGCCATTGCCGCCATGCTGTCTTTATGATAAGATAAATTTTGTCGACACAAAGTGAATGAATGTCTGGAGTAAACGTGACTCAAATATGTCCAACCTACATTAGACAATCGGGAGTCAAACACTGCACAGCTGTCGGGCCGTCACCGAACGGATGGCAAAAATGCAGCTAAGGCGCCCACCTGTGAGAGCGCAGGTTTGGACATATACGAGAACGTATTTCGGACAATCAGGTTTACGATAAAGGGCTTGCCGCGAGGCAGGTCCTTTTCGCTGTCAAGAAATATCCGTTATAGCAACAAGACCTGGACCATGCAATCCAGGTCTTGTTGCAAAATATGGAGTTAATCTCTTTCATCATTCTTTGATTTGTCCCTAAAAGGCTTTGTCGCTGCCGGTTGAAGGTTATATTTGGTTCGACTTTCAGTCTTGAGCAATACATCGTCCTGCCACATTTGATAGCCATAAATTACAGCTGCATGCAGCAGCGTGACCAGCAATGCTGAAAAAGGAGACATGTTAAAATCAACGATTCCTCTGCTTGGTAAAAAGTAAGCCAGGAGAAAGAAATTAAAAAATATATCCAAAATTGTATTGGTAATCATATATAGCCCGAAACGTCCATGGGTGAATTTAAAGGTCCATATTGTCAATACAGGCATGACCCCATAAAAAAGCGGTAGCATCTGGCTGAAAGGATAGGTCGGTTCGCGGGTAGCCCAGACCCCCAGCCGGATTCCAATATCGCCAATCATGGTAGCCAGCACAACCGCAAACATGGCAACCGGCATCCAGCGTTTAACCTCTTCTTTCTTCATGAAGAAAAGAGTCAGCCAGGGAGCTACGGCTAATGACCACATAATAAAGCTATTGCTCATCCAATCACCCCTATACCTTATCGCTGCAATTAGCTTTACTCACATCCTGAATAATATGCACTGCGGTTTAGCGAATATCTCTGTTGCTATCTATGAATAGATTCAAGAAATTCAGCTTTATCGGCGCTGATTGCGGGAAAATTCGGGACATGCGGCGAATATAGGTTTTTGATTTCTGCAGTTATGCTCGGTACGGGCATATTGGAATACACCGGCAACATGTAAGGAGTGAAATCGATGGCAACAACAATGGATTTTGCAGAGTACGTCTGCGACCAAATTAAAGACTGCGGATATGTCCGTTGCAAGAAGATGTTCGGCGAATATATGGTCTATATAAATGATAAGCCAATTTTGCTTGTCTGTGACAATACGGTTTTCGTAAAAATACTGCCTTGCCTTGATGCACTCATGGTAAACGCCGAGAAAGGGTTTCCCTACGACGGGGCAAAAGAACATTACATCTTGGATATTGATAATGCCGATTTCGCCACGGAAGTCGTGAATATTTTAGAACCTGTTACCCCGCTGCCGAAGCCGAGGAAAAAGAAGATCAAACCGGAAATGTGTTAATAAAATCTCCTCAACCGTTCTAATATTCTTATCGGTGCCCCCGGGAGGACTCGAACCACCGACATGCGGTTTAGGAGACTTAAAGGCCAACCGGGACGGCTCAACGGAACCGTCCCCCCGATTCCTAATCCGTACAACTGATTAAGACGAAAGGACCTGCCGGGCGGCAAGTCCTTTCGTCTTACATACTATAATGGCTTCATAAAATCTCCTCAAGATAATCGATTAGAGGATGAAGTTTGTGCTCACGCTGCAACGTATATATCTTTTCCTTGTCCATCCACTGTGCGTCGGCAACTTCATCGTCCTGTAACGTAAGGAATTCTATCGACGGATTGGCATGAAATAACCACACATCGTAAAAATCCTGGGTTTGTTCTCGCCGGATCTGATAAACCAGTTTCGCAGGGGTGGTTTCAAGATTCAGGCCCAATTCTTCATATACTTCCCGCAACGCCCCCTGCAGGCTGCTTTCTCCCAACAGCACCGAGCCTCCGGTACATTCCCAGCACAGGGGATATGGTTTATTGGATTGACGCTGGGACATGAGATAATGACCCTGGTCATTTACAACCCAAGCGCTCACTACAAGATGATAATAGCCTTCCGGAATTGGCTCTCCCCGTTTTTGCGTCAAGCCGATTTTATTGCGATCCCCGTCGTATAAATCCCATAGTTCTTCCATAGGCATCCTCCATGTTAATAATCTAAATTATTGCCGCAAAACATACGGATAATGTAAATTGAAACTGCGGAGAACGAATGTCTATATCCATCAAATTACTGATTGGCCTAAATTTAGCTGGAATGATGCGGTCTTATCCAGAGTATCGGACCGTGTTTTTTCGTTTACTATCGATATATCACTTAAGATGCTTTTTCATCCATTGTTTAAAAAAGTTCATTAACTGTATATGAACAAAATCAATCGCAAGTATATCTACAATATTTAACTATACCATAACACCGCGAAAATCTCTATTTCACTTAAAAGACTAAAGACAATGAAGCGGGCATTGTCCCAACCACGAAAAAGTCCCCAGTCCGGCCTTGGATAAATAAATTAAGACTAGGCTTTTTGTTCTTAAATATCGCAGCAGTAACCGTCAAAGCATACAAACAA contains:
- a CDS encoding NUDIX hydrolase codes for the protein MEELWDLYDGDRNKIGLTQKRGEPIPEGYYHLVVSAWVVNDQGHYLMSQRQSNKPYPLCWECTGGSVLLGESSLQGALREVYEELGLNLETTPAKLVYQIRREQTQDFYDVWLFHANPSIEFLTLQDDEVADAQWMDKEKIYTLQREHKLHPLIDYLEEIL
- a CDS encoding methyl-accepting chemotaxis protein — encoded protein: MLKRMSLQARLITLFLLFALLPAAAGGGVTWYLNFHSTRETTIHDNKIVSRQIGEQIRQMVDNSRGLVEALAAVPAARTLDRAAIREMIVAAQQKNPQFELIFAMDATGMQIARTSGNVAYRGDRPYFQEAIQGKVFFTDVYISAFTNAPCLTVSVPIKDAAGANVGVLAADISLKAVWEIADKVRLGQSGYVDVVDNQGTLIAHPVKERVLKKETVPVPAHLVQTAANENGFVEAESSRGEQALVVYTPVDKYKWGVIAYEPVDEVFSTLYQVTYSVVAVTLLAVLLAVWIGFLMAGNISKPLERLVEVAGRIAQGDLSQRADVRGVREVNELAAAFQTMTESLRSIIGQTMTATQSVSATAEELSASASEVGKASQQVAGNIQMVAAGAASQVDLAHKSGELIAQAVRASNQTATAAHTVAGVSEQSEQAAKNGAVHISQATNVMNRIRENVGQAAESINSLGKKSHQIGQIIDVITGLTGQTNLLALNAAIEAARAGEQGRGFAVVAVEVRKLAEQSEAAAKEIAAIVSAIQNETSEAVVAMEKGSREVGAGVEAVEASGAAFREIYEAVNHMGVQVAQIVALTEDQERSIRAMEDAVDGIVDAAQTNASSAQHVAAASQEQNAAVEEIGAATAELARMAANLQSTVVDFRL
- a CDS encoding TfoX/Sxy family protein, translated to MATTMDFAEYVCDQIKDCGYVRCKKMFGEYMVYINDKPILLVCDNTVFVKILPCLDALMVNAEKGFPYDGAKEHYILDIDNADFATEVVNILEPVTPLPKPRKKKIKPEMC